A DNA window from Enterobacter cloacae subsp. cloacae ATCC 13047 contains the following coding sequences:
- a CDS encoding Rsd/AlgQ family anti-sigma factor, with protein MLNQLESLTERVRGSNKLVDRWLHVRKHLLVAYYNLVGIKPGKESFMRLNEKALDDFCQSLVDYLSDGHFNIYERIIREMEGTTPYLAASKLYPLLEANTQQIMDYYDSTLENAIDHDNYLEFQQALSDLGEALEERFTLEDKLIALALDHGLDVSHEDNVARPA; from the coding sequence ATGTTAAACCAGCTAGAGAGCCTGACTGAGCGCGTTAGAGGAAGTAACAAACTGGTGGATCGCTGGCTACATGTGCGCAAGCATCTACTCGTGGCTTATTACAATCTGGTCGGTATTAAGCCTGGCAAAGAATCGTTTATGCGGTTGAATGAAAAAGCGCTGGATGATTTTTGTCAGAGCCTGGTCGACTATCTGTCCGACGGCCATTTCAATATTTATGAACGCATTATCCGCGAAATGGAAGGGACTACACCGTATTTAGCAGCCAGCAAACTCTATCCGCTGCTGGAAGCTAACACCCAGCAGATCATGGATTACTACGATTCCACGCTTGAGAACGCTATCGATCACGATAACTATCTTGAGTTTCAGCAGGCGCTTTCCGACCTCGGCGAAGCGCTGGAAGAGCGATTCACGCTGGAAGATAAGCTGATCGCCCTCGCCCTGGATCACGGCCTGGATGTGAGCCACGAAGATAACGTCGCGCGACCTGCTTGA